One genomic window of Manihot esculenta cultivar AM560-2 chromosome 16, M.esculenta_v8, whole genome shotgun sequence includes the following:
- the LOC110604203 gene encoding BURP domain-containing protein 3-like produces MSIYIATHFFFLPCISEISVLCFHCNCFVFSFTFRVQMEFHLQHIFVFLTIMAVTSHAALSPEQYWKTVLPSTPMPGIVKHLLHPDFMDEKSTSVIVGGKGVGVDAEKTEHKGNPIYVAKFPFFFPLQWRYVAKFPFFFPYNNVAAAPENQLPDPNATVFFLKKDMYPGKTMNLHFPEILNVVTFLPRRIANSIPFSSNKLPKIYNQFSIKQGSMEAEIMKKTIRDCEDPGIKGEVKYCATSVESMIDFSTNILGKNVQTISTDVNQIQLQKYTITTGAKKIGSDKMVTCHMMSYTYAVFYCHTTQNTTVYRVSLEGADGTKTQVAAVCHSDTSAWDPKHLAFQLLKVKPGTVSICHFLPQDHLAWVPK; encoded by the exons ATGTCTATATATATTGCAACTCACTTCTTTTTTCTTCCATGCATATCTGAGATTTCAGTTCTTTGCTTTCATTGTAATTGCTTTGTCTTCTCTTTCACGTTCAGAGTTCAAATGGAGTTTCATCTCCAACACATCTTTGTTTTTCTCACT ATTATGGCAGTGACAAGCCATGCTGCTTTATCTCCTGAGCAATACTGGAAAACTGTTCTGCCCAGCACTCCAATGCCAGGAATTGTGAAACATCTTCTACATCCAG ACTTCATGGATGAGAAAAGCACTTCCGTTATTGTGGGAGGTAAAGGAGTTGGAGTTGACGCTGAAAAGACTGAACATAAGGGAAACCCTATATATGTTGCCAAATTTCCATTTTTCTTCCCCCTACAATGGAG ATATGTTGCCAAATTTCCATTTTTCTTCCCCTACAACAATGTTGCTGCTGCCCCTGAAAATCAACTCCCTGACCCAAATGCAACTgtttttttcttgaaaaagGACATGTATCCCGGCAAAACCATGAACTTGCACTTTCCTGAAATCCTAAATGTTGTAACATTCTTACCACGTCGAATTGCCAATTCCATTCCCTTTTCTTCCAACAAGTTGCCAAAAATTTATAACCAATTTTCAATAAAGCAAGGATCTATGGAAGCTGAGATAATGAAGAAAACAATAAGAGATTGTGAAGATCCTGGAATTAAAGGAGAGGTAAAGTATTGTGCTACTTCGGTAGAGTCTATGATTGACTTCAGCACAAATATCCTAGGAAAGAATGTCCAGACAATCTCCACAGACGTGAACCAAATCCAATTGCAGAAGTATACAATTACAACTGGAGCAAAGAAGATTGGAAGTGACAAAATGGTAACGTGCCACATGATGAGCTATACATACGCCGTCTTTTACTGCCATACAACACAAAACACGACGGTTTACAGGGTTTCTTTAGAGGGTGCTGATGGAACAAAGACTCAAGTAGCCGCCGTCTGCCATTCAGATACATCAGCTTGGGATCCCAAGCACTTGGCTTTTCAGTTGTTAAAGGTCAAGCCAGGAACAGTTTCTATTTGCCATTTCCTTCCTCAGGACCACTTGGCTTGGGTTCCCAAATAA